The region GCACGCGACCTTCGCGATACCACTCCGTACGCGCGATTTCGATACCGTTCAGACGGCCTGCGCTCATGATCTTGATGCCTTGGGCACCCAGACGCATCGCGTTCTGCATCGCACGCTTCATCGCGCGACGGAACATGATCCGGCGCTCGAGCTGTTGCGTGATCGAATCAGCGATCAGCTGAGCATCGGTTTCCGGCTTGCGGATCTCTTCGATGTTGACGTGAACCGGCACGCCCATGCGGCGTTGCAGTTCCGTCTTCAGCTGTTCGATATCCTCGCCCTTCTTGCCGATGACGACGCCCGGACGCGAGCTGTAAATCGTGATGCGCGCGTTCTTTGCCGGACGCTCGATGACGACCCGACCGACCGAAGCGTTCTTCAGCTTCTTCTTCAGGTATTCACGAACACCGATGTCTTCCTGCAGCATCGCCGCGAAATTGTTGTTGTTCGCGTACCAACGCGAAGCCCAATTGCGGCTGACAGCCAGGCGGAAGCCAGTCGGATGAATTTTCTGTCCCATCGTATGGCTCCTTAATTCCCGACCGTCACAGTGATGTGACAGGATTGCTTCTCGATGCGGTTACCGCGGCCCTTGGCGCGCGCGGTGAAACGCTTGAGCGATGCAGCCTTGTCGACGTAGATGCTCTTGATCTTGAGCTCGTCGATATCAGCGCCTTCGTTGTGCTCCGCATTCGCGATTGCCGACAGCACAACCTTCTTCACGATGCCAGCCGCCTTCTTCGGCGAGAACGTCAGAACGTTCAGCGCCTTGTCGACCGGCAAACCGCGGATCTGGTCAGCCACAAGGCGCGTTTTTTGCGCCGAGATGCGGGCACCGCGATGAATTGCTTTCACTTCCATCTTGATTGCCCCTTATTTCTTGGCCTTCTTGTCGGCCGCGTGACCCTTGAACGTACGGGTCAGTGCGAACTCGCCAAGCTTGTGGCCGACCATGTTTTCCGAGATGTACACCGGAACGTGTTGACGGCCGTTGTGAACAGCGATCGTCAGGCCGATGAAATCCGGCAGAATCGTCGAGCGACGCGACCAGGTCTTGATCGGCTTTTTGTCGCGCGAAGCTGCAGCCGCCTCAACTTTCTTCAGCAAATGGGCGTCGCAGAACGGACCTTTTTTTACAGAACGTGCCATTGCCTACTCCTTAACGCTTGTGACGGCGCTGGACGATCATCGTCGTCGTGCGCTTGTTGCTGCGGGTGCGGTAACCCTTAGCCGGCGTACCCCACGGGCTCACCGGGTCGCGACCTGCAGCCGTCTTGCCCTCACCACCACCGTGCGGGTGATCAACCGGGTTCATCGCAACGCCACGCACCGTCGGGCGGATACCGCGCCAGCGGTTCGCGCCGGCCTTGCCGATTTGGCGCAGGCTATGCTCTTCGTTGCCGACTTCACCGATCGTTGCACGGCACTCGATGTGCACGCGGCGGATTTCGCCCGAACGCAGACGAACCTGCGCGTAGACGCCTTCACGCGCCAGCAGCATGGCCGACGTGCCAGCCGAACGCGCCATTTGCGCGCCCTTGCCCGGCAGCATCTCGATGCAGTGGATCGTCGTACCGACCGGAATGTTGCGGATCGGCAGCGTGTTGCCTGCACGGATCGGCGCTTCCGAACCCGACATCAGCTGTTGGCCGACGGTCAGGCCCTTCGGGGCGATGATGTAGCGACGCTCGCCGTCTGCGTAGAGCACCAGCGCGATGTTCGCGCTGCGGTTCGGGTCGTACTCGAGACGCTCGACCTTTGCCGGGATGCCGTCCTTCGTGCGACGGAAATCGACGATACGGTAGTGATGCTTGTGACCACCGCCCTTGTGACGGGTGGTGATGCGACCGTTGTTGTTACGGCCGGCGGTCGAGCTCTGCGAATCGAGCAGTGCCGCGTACGGCTTGCCCTGGTGCAGGCTCTTGTTGACCACCTTGACCATCGCGCGGCGACCCGGCGAAGTCGGTTTAACTTTCACGATTGCCATGATTACTTGGCCTCCGCTTCAAAGTTGATTTCCTGGCCGGGCTTCAGGCAAACGTACGCCTTCTTCACGTCCTTGCGGCGGCCCATCGAACGGCCGAAGCGCTTTTGCTTGCCCTTCTGAACCAGCACGTTGACCGAATCAACTTCAACCTTGAACAGCAGCTCGACAGCCGCCTTCACTTCCTGCTTCGTGGCATCCGGTGCGACTTCGAACACGACTTGCTCGTTCTTGTCGGCAACCAGCGTCGCCTTTTCCGAGATCACCGGTGCGAGCAGGACCTGCATCAAACGATGATCGTTCTTGCGAATCTCGCTCATGACAGCAACTCCTCGATCTGGGCGACCGCAGCCTTCGTGACCAGCACTTTCTTGAAGTAGATCAGCGACAGCGGGTCAGCGTAGCGCGGCTCGACAATCGCCACGTGCGGCAGGTTGCGCGAAGCCAGGTACAGGTTCTCGTCGACCGTGTCCGTGATGATCAGAACGGAGTCGAGACCCATGGTCTTGAATTTGTCAGCCAGCAGCTTGGTCTTCGGCGCTTCGAGGACGATGTCTTCGACGACCGACAGACGGCCTTCACGGGCCAGCTGCGAGAAGATCGAGCAGAGACCTGCGCGATGCATCTTCTTGTTGACCTTGTGCGAGAAGTTTTCTTCCGGCGAGTTCGGGAAGATGCGACCACCGCCACGCCACAGCGGGCTCGACGACATACCGGCACGAGCACGGCGCGTACCCTTCTGACGCCACGGCTTCTTGGTGGTGTGCTTGACTTGCTCGCGGTCCTTCTGTGCGCGGTTACCCTGGCGAGCATTCGCCTGGTACGCGACGACGACCTGGTGGATCAGCGCTTCGTTGTAGTCACGACCGAACACGACGTCCGACGCGTTGACCACTGCACCTTCCTGACCATTTTCGTTCAGGAGCTTGAGTTCCATTATTTCGCCCCCTTGGTCTTGACGGCCGGCGTCACGAAAACCTTGCCGCCCTTCGCGCCCGGAATCGCGCCCTTGACGAGCAGCAGCTTGCGCTCTGCGTCGATACGAGCGATTTCGAGGTTCTGCACCGTCACCGTAACGTCACCGAGGTGACCCGTCATGCGCTTGCCCGGGAAAACGCGACCCGGATCCTGCGCCATACCGATCGAGCCCGGCACGTTGTGCGAGCGCGAGTTACCGTGCGTAGCACGGCCGGAGGAGAAGTTGTAACGCTTGATCGTACCGGCGTAGCCCTTACCGATCGACACGCCTTGCACGTCGACCTTCTGGCCTACTTCGAAAAGATCTGCACCGACCACGGCGCCATTCGACAGCTCGGCTGCCTTGGCCGCGTCAATGCGGAATTCCTTGAGGATTTCACCGGCTTCGACACCGGCTTTGGCGAGATGACCTGCCAGCGGCTTCGTCACGCGCGATGCGCGGCGGGAGCCGAATGCAACCTGCACGGCCGTGTAGCCGTCGGTTTCAACAGTCTTGATCTGCGTCACGCGGTTGTCCGACACGTCCAGCACGGTGACGGGAATCGAATCCCCTTCAGCCGTGAAGATACGGGTCATGCCAACCTTGCGACCTACGAGTCCAAGGCTCATCATTTTCTCCATTCCCGACTGCGATTGGTCGGGGCTGATTTACAAAATGCCGGGCACGCAAGGCCCAACTTTTTTACGCGAATACGCGAAAAGCCAAGCAGTATAGCCCGAGTTTTCGATTTCCGCAAGCAATACAAAGACTTAGCACCACCGAGCGGACCAGGCGGCGCCGAAAGCCTTACTGCAGCTTGATTTCCACGTCGACGCCAGCCGGCAGATCGAGCTTCATCAGCGCGTCGACCGTCTTGTCGGTCGGATCGACGATGTCCATCAGGCGCTGGTGGGTACGGATTTCGAGCTGATCGCGCGACGTCTTGTTGACGTGCGGCGAGCGCAGGATGTCAAAACGCTGAATGCGCGTCGGCAGCGGCACCGGGCCACGGACGATTGCGCCAGTCCGCTTCGCGGTATCGACGATTTCGGCAGCCGATTGATCGATCAGACGATAGTCGAAAGCCTTCAGGCGAATGCGGATTTTTTGTTGCTGCATGACGATTCCTTGAAAAGAGCGAGGCGATGTTGCATCGCCGGACACTAAAAGAACGCGAAACCTGTTGCCTGCGGGGAGCGAAGCGTCTGGTTCCGAACGGCACTTCCACTGCTAAGCCCGCGATTCTACACGAAAATTCGCCGCGGTGGCGGGCGTTTTTCGATGCCGCGGCCGGCGCCCCACAAAGAAAAACCGGGTGCCAGGTCAAACTGGACACCCGGTTTCGACGGTATGACTGCCTACCGTAGAATCGCGGACCCTGGAAGGGCCCGCGGATCGTCGATATTACTCGATGATCTTGGCGACGACGCCTGCGCCGACGGTACGGCCGCCTTCGCGGATTGCGAAGCGCAGACCTTCTTCCATCGCGATCGGCGCGATCAGCTTCACCGTGATCGACACGTTGTCGCCCGGCATCACCATTTCCTTGTCCTTCGGCAGCTCGATCGAACCCGTCACGTCCGTCGTACGGAAGTAGAACTGCGGACGGTAGTTGTTGAAGAACGGCGTGTGACGGCCGCCTTCGTCCTTGCTCAGCACGTACACTTCTGCCGTGAAGTGCGTGTGCGGCGTGATCGAACCCGGCTTCGCCAGAACCTGGCCGCGCTCCACGTCTTCACGCTTCGTGCCGCGCAGCAGGATACCGACGTTGTCGCCCGCCTGACCTTGGTCCAGCAGCTTGCGGAACATTTCAACGCCCGTGCAGGTCGTCTTCACCGTCGGCTTGATACCGACGATTTCGATTTCCTCGCCGACCTTGATGATGCCGCGCTCCACACGACCCGTCACCACCGTACCGCGGCCCGAGATCGAGAACACGTCTTCCACCGGCATCAGGAACGCGCCGTCAACCGCACGCTCCGGCGTCGGGATGTACGTGTCCAGTGCGTCTGCCAGGTTCATGATCGCCACTTCGCCCAGCTCGCCCGTGTCGCCTTCCAGCGCCAGCTTTGCCGAACCCTTCACGATCGGCGTGTCGTCGCCCGGGAAGTCGTACTTCGACAGCAGCTCGCGAACTTCCATCTCGACCAGCTCGAGCAGTTCAGCGTCGTCCACCATGTCGCACTTGTTCAGGAACACGATGATGTACGGAACGCCAACCTGACGCGCCAGCAGGATGTGCTCACGCGTTTGCGGCATCGGGCCGTCTGCTGCCGAGCACACCAGGATCGCGCCGTCCATCTGCGCCGCGCCCGTGATCATGTTCTTCACATAGTCAGCGTGGCCCGGGCAGTCGACGTGTGCGTAGTGGCGGTTTGCCGTTTCGTACTCGACGTGTGCCGTGTTGATCGTGATGCCGCGCGCCTTTTCTTCCGGTGCCGCGTCGATCTGGTCGTACGCCTTCGCTTCGCCGCCGAACTTCTTCGTCAGAACCGTCGTGATCGCTGCCGTCAGCGTCGTCTTGCCGTGGTCAACGTGACCAATCGTACCAACGTTGACGTGCGGCTTGGTCCGCTCAAACTTTTCTTTTGCCATGATTCTCTTCTTTCAAAAAATATCGGTTGATAGCTGAGATTTACTTCGACTTCGCGCTGATGATCGCTTCAGCAACGTTGCGCGGAGCTTCGGCGTAGTGCTTGAACTCCATCGTGTACGTTGCACGACCTTGCGTCAGCGAACGCAGCGACGTCGAGTAACCGAACATTTCCGACAGCGGCACTTCGGCGCGAACGATCTTGCCGCCGCCGACCATGTCTTCCATGCCCTGGACGATGCCGCGACGGCCCGACAGGTCGCCCATCACGTTGCCCATGTAGTCTTCCGGCGTCTCGACTTCGACAGCCATCATCGGCTCGAGGACGACCGGGTTCGCCTTGCGCATTGCTTCCTTGAACGCCATCGAACCGGCCATGCGGAACGCGTTTTCGTTCGAGTCAACGTCGTGGTACGAACCGAACGTCAGGTGAACCTTCACGTCGACGACCGGGAAGCCAGCCAGCACGCCCGACTTCAGCGTGTCCTGGATACCCTTGTCGACCGCCGGGATGTATTCACGCGGAATCACACCACCCTTGATCTCGTCGAAGAACTCGTAGCCCTTGCCCTGCTCGTTCGGCTCGAGCGTAATGACCGCGTGACCGTACTGGCCGCGACCACCCGACTGCTTGACGAACTTGCCGTCGACGTCCTTCGCCGTCGAGCGGATCGTTTCGCGGTACGCAACCTGCGGCTTGCCGACGGTCGCTTCCACGCCGAATTCACGCTTCATCCGGTCGACCAGAATTTCGAGGTGGAGCTCGCCCATGCCCGAAATGATGGTCTGGCCCGACTCTTCGTCGGTTTGCACTCGGAACGACGGGTCTTCCTGCGCGAGACGGTTCAGCGCGAGGCCCATCTTTTCCTGGTCGGCCTTCGTCTTCGGCTCGACGGCCTGCGAGATCACCGGCTCCGGGAACACCATGCGCTCGAGAACGATCGGGTTCGCCGGGTCGCACAGCGTGTCGCCCGTGGTTGCTTCCTTCAGGCCGACCGCTGCGGCGATGTCGCCTGCACGGACTTCCTTGATTTCTTCACGCTGGTTCGCGTGCATCTGCAGAATACGGCCGAGGCGTTCCTTCTTGCCCTTGGTCGAGTTCAGCAGCGTATCGCCCGAGTTGACGACGCCCGAGTACACACGGAAGAAGATCAGCTGGCCGACGAACGGGTCGGTCATGATCTTGAACGCGAGCGACGAGAACTTCTCGTCGTCCGACGCCTTGCGCTCCGCTTCTTCGCCGTTTTCGAGCTCGCCCTTGACCGGCGGGATGTCGACCGGCGACGGCAGGAAGTCGATCACGGCGTCGAGCATACGCTGCACGCCCTTGTTCTTGAACGCGGTGCCGCAGAGCATCGGCTGGATTTCGCACGCGATCGTACGGTCGCGCAGCGCCTTGACGATGTCGGCTTCCGGCAGATCGCCTTCTTCCAGGTACTTGTTCATCAGGTCTTCGCTGGCTTCAGCAGCCGCTTCGACCATCTTTTCGCGCCATTCCTTGCAGGTGTCTGCGAGCTCGGCCGGGATGTCGATGTAGTCGAACTTCGTGCCTTGCGACGCTTCGTCCCAAATGATCGCCTTCATCTTGATCAGGTCGACCACGCCCTTGAAGTTTTCTTCCGCGCCGATCGGCACCACGACCGGAACCGGGTTCGCCTTCAGGCGCAGACGGAGCTGGTCGTAGACCTTGAAGAAGTTCGCGCCGGTGCGGTCCATCTTGTTGACGAACGCGAGACGCGGCACCTTGTACTTGTTGGCCTGGCGCCACACCGTTTCCGACTGCGGCTGCACGCCGCCCACTGCGCAGTACACCATGCACGCGCCGTCGAGCACGCGCATCGAGCGCTCCACTTCGATCGTGAAGTCGACGTGGCCCGGGGTGTCGATGATGTTGATGCGGTGTTCCGGATAGTTGCCGCCCATGCCCTTCCAGAAGGCGGTGGTGGCAGCGGACGTGATCGTGATGCCACGCTCTTGTTCCTGCTCCATCCAGTCCATCGTTGCTGCGCCGTCGTGGACTTCACCGATCTTGTGGTTCACACCGGTGTAAAACAGAATGCGCTCGGTCGTCGTCGTTTTGCCGGCGTCGATGTGAGCGCTAATACCGATATTGCGGTAGCGCTCGATAGGAGTCTTGCGAGCCACTTTGATCCTCTACTGGGATGACGTGATGCAGCCCTGCTGCATCACGCCTCAACACAAACGGGCGAGGCGCCTGAAAAGCGCACCCGCCCGGAATTTATTTCCGCAAACAGCCCAGCCAGGCGCTTAGAAACGGAAATGCGAGAACGCGCGGTTGGCTTCTGCCATGCGGTGAACTTCATCGCGCTTCTTCATCGCGCCGCCACGGCCTTCGGCCGCTTCGGTGAGTTCGCCTGCCAGACGCAGAGCCATCGACTTCTCGCTGCGCTTCTTCGCAGCCTCACGCAGCCAGCGCATCGCCAATGCCATACGACGCGACGGGCGCACTTCGACCGGAACTTGATAGTTGGCACCACCAACGCGGCGGCTCTTCACTTCGACCACCGGCTTCACGTTGTTGAGCGCAACGGTGAACACTTCCAGCGGGTCCTTGCCACCCTTGGTCTGGATCTGTTCGAATGCGCCATAAACGATGCGCTCTGCGACCGACTTCTTGCCGGACAGCATCAGCATGTTCATGAACTTGGCTACATCAACGTTGCCGAACTTCGGATCCGGCAACACTTCCCGCTTGGGGACTTCGCGACGACGCGGCATGATTCTTCCTTTACCTGTTCAGTTGGAGCTGAATTCAGCCCCGCGGCCACCAACAAACCCGATCACATCTTCACGACTAACCAGCTTGGCCGGGTGACCACTTACTCGACAGCACCGGCAATCCGGCACTCCCGCCTTGACCGCCCTGCGGCGATCCCTGATCAAAAACTGCTTACTTGGCAGCCTTTGCACGCTTCGCGCCGTACTTCGAGCGCGCTTGCTTACGGTCCTTGACGCCCTGGGTATCCAGCGAGCCGCGAACCATGTGGTAACGCACACCCGGCAAGTCCTTCACACGGCCGCCGCGGATCAGCACAACCGAGTGTTCCTGCAGGTTGTGGCCTTCACCGCCGATGTACGAAATCACTTCGAAGCCGTTCGTCAGACGAACCTTGGCAACCTTACGGAGTGCCGAGTTCGGCTTCTTCGGCGTCGTCGTGTACACACGGGTGCACACGCCGCGACGCTGGGGGCAGTCCTGCAGGGCCGGGCTCTTGCTCTTCGTCGTTTCCGACTGACGGCCTTTGCGAACCAGTTGGTTGATGGTTGGCATTGTTTATTCCTGAAATTGAACAAAATCTGCACATCGATTTCGGGCAAAGCGAGAATCGACGCACAGTTGACTTCCGAACCGGCGATACGGACACAAACCGCTTCGAACCACTTTCGACGCGACTCGGCCCACCGATTACCGGAACCCAGCATGATATTCCGGAAATGCCAACTAAGTCAACGGCTTGCGTGATTCGCCGGCGGTACGGCCCGTTTACCGAAAGGGTCGGAACAGCTGTGTCACGCCGATTCGACGACGTCGATGATCTCGTCGCCAAAGCGTTCGAGCTTGCGTACGCCCATGCCGGGGATGTGGCGAAGGTCGTCGATCGTCTCCGGCGCGTTGCGCGCGATTTCGGCGAGCGTCGCGTCGTGGAAGATCACGTAGGCGGGCACGCCGTCGGACTTCGCGGTTTCCGCACGCCACGCGCGCAGCGCGTCCCAGCGCGCGCGCTCGCGCGTGCCCATGCCGGCCGTCGGATCGACGCGCGTGCCGCTGCGGCTCGACGACTGGCGCGTGCGCTGCGGCTTCACATAGCGGCGCAGCGTGACCTTCTCCTCGTTCTTCAGCACGGGCTTCGCGGCCTCGGTGAGCACCAGCGCACCGAAACCGCCATGATCGACGGCAAGATAGCCGTACGCGACGAGTTGCCGGAAAATCGCGCGCCACTCCGGCTCGGACAGCGACGCGCCGATCCCGAACGTGCTCAGTTGTTCGTGTCCGCGCTGCAGCACCTTCTCGGTGCGGTTGCCGCGCAGGATCTCGATAAGATGGCTCGCGCCGAAATTGAAGCCGCTCGCGCGCTGCGCGCGGAACACGCACGACAACGCCATCTGCGCCTCGCGCGTCGCATCCCAGGAATCTGGCGGCTCAAGGCATGTGTCGCAGTTGCCGCACGGCTGGCTCGCTTCGCCGAAGTAATTCAGCAGCCGCACGCGGCGGCACGAGATCGTCTCGCACAGCCCGAGCAGCGCGTCGAGCTTCGACGTCTGCACGCGCTTGTGCGCGTCGTCCGCATCCGATTCGTCGATCATCTTGCGCTGCTGCACGACGTCGCCGAGGCCGTACGCCATCCACGCATTCGCAGGCAATCCGTCGCGGCCCGCGCGACCGGTTTCCTGGTAATAGCCTTCGACGCTCTTCGGCAAATCGAGGTGGGCGACGAAGCGCACGTCCGGCTTGTCGATGCCCATGCCGAATGCGATCGTCGCGCACATGACGATGCCTTCCTCGCGCTGGAACATTTCCTGGTGCTTCTGACGCACCTCGAATTCCATCCCGGCGTGATACGGCAGCGCGCGCACGCCCTGCGCCTTCAGCCATTCGGCGGTTTCCTCGACCTTGCGGCGCGACAGACAGTAGACGACGCCCGCGTCGGTCGTGCCGTCCGCATTCGTATGCTCGGCGCGGATGAAGTCGAGCAGCTGCGAGCGAGCGTTGTCCTTTTCGACGATCCGATAGCGGATGTTCGGACGATCGAAGCTCGACACGAAGACGCGCGCATCGTCGAGTGCGAGGCGATGAATGATCTCGTCGCGGGTGATTGCGTCGGCGGTGGCCGTCAGCGCGATGCGCGGCACCGACGGAAAGCGCTCGTGCAGCACCGACAGCTGGATGTATTCGGGGCGGAAGTCATGACCCCACTGCGACACGCAGTGCGCCTCGTCGATCGCAAACAGGCCGATCTTCGCGCGCTCGAGCAGCTCGAGAAAACGCCCGGTCATCAGGCGCTCAGGCGCGACGTACAACAGGTCGATCTCGCCTTCGCGCAGCGCACGCTCGGTGGCCGCGGCCTCGGCGCCGGACAGCGTCGAGTTCAGGAAGGCCGCGCGCACGCCGACCTCGCTGAGCGCGGCGACCTGATCCTGCATCAGCGCGATCAGCGGCGACACGACAATGCCCGCGCCGTGCCCGGCCTCGCGGCGCAGCAGCGCCGGAATCTGATAGCACAGCGACTTGCCGCCGCCGGTCGGCATCAGCACGAGGCAATCGCCGCCGCCGGCGACGTGTTCGACGATCTCGCCCTGCTGGCCGCGAAATGCGGAATAACCAAAGACTTCGTCGAGGATTTCGAGGGCGCGAGACATGAATGAAGAGTTGAAAGACTGCTGACGGCAACGATCCGGATTCTAGCAACCTTTGCGGCGCGCAAAGCCGCTTCGCACAGGGTTAGCCATTCGGACAATGCTCATTCGACGGATTGCAAACCGGGACTCCCGGTGAAAAACGCTCGTCATCCACCGACGTCGGTCGCTGTGCGGTGCTCACAAAAACCGTGAGAAATTCCATGTTTCTCTACGGGAAGGCCGTCGATACAGTGGGCTCCGAGGTTGAGCATCATACTGACCGAATCCCGCCAGCGGTTCCACCTTATTCCATTAGGAGACCGAGGCATCCGTGCCGTCGTCGCAGCAGGAAGACATCGTCTCTTATGCTGGCGCCGGCCGGCGGCACGACTCGCGACCTGGCGCGTCGATATCGGGCGCAAAAAAAAACCGCCCGGCTGAACCGGGCGGTTTCGACGACAGCGAATACGCAGCGTAAGGCGGCTCGCGCCGGCCCCGCGCTTACTCGGCTGCCGGGTGTTGCGGCTCTTCCGCGGGCGCGCTCGGCGTGCCGAAGTCGAATGCCTCTTCCGCTGCGATCTGGTCGAAACGCTCGCGGTCGGACATTTCCTTCGCCTTGCGTGCCTTGTGGAACGCGAGACCCGTACCGGCCGGGATCAAACGGCCGACGATCACGTTTTCCTTCAGGCCGCGCAGATCGTCGCGCTTGCCCATGATCGCCGCTTCGGTCAGCACGCGGGTCGTTTCCTGGAACGATGCCGCGGAAATGAACGAGTCGGTCGACAGCGACGCCTTCGTGATACCGAGCAGCACGTTGTCGTACGAGGCCGGACGCTTGCCTTCGGCGATCATGCGATCGTTCTCGTCCAGCATGTCCGAACGCTCGACCTGTTCGCCCGGGATGAAGCGCGTATCACCGTTGTCGGTGATCTGCACACGACGCAGCATCTGGCGAACGATCACCTCGATGTGCTTGTCGTTGATCTTCACGCCCTGCAGACGATACACGTCCTGCACTTCGTCGACGATGTAGCGCGACAGCGCCTCGATACCCTGCAGACGCAGGATGTCGTGCGGATCGGCCGGGCCGTCCACGATCATTTCGCCCTTGTTGACGACCTGAGCATCGTGGACCAGCACCTGCTTTTCCTTCGCGATCAGGAACTCGTGCTGATTGCCTTCGAGGTCCGTGATGACGAGACGCTGCTTGCCCTTCGTGTCCTTGCCGAACGACGTCGTACCGGTGACTTCCGCGAGAATGCCGGCATCCTTCGGCGAACGCGCTTCGAACAGCTCCGCCACCCGCGGCAGACCGCCGGTAATGTCACGCGTCTTCTGCGCTTCGGTCGGGATACGTGCGAGCACTTCACCCACCTGCACCTGCTGGCCGTCCTTCACGGTAATCAGTGCGCCGACCTGGAAGCCGATCTGCACCGCGTGTTCCGTGCCCGGAATCTTCACTTCCTCGCCGTTCGCGTCGAGCAGCTTCACCTGCGGACGCACGCTCTTCGAAGCTTGCGAGCCGCGACGCTTCACGTCGATCACGACCAGCGTCGACAGGCCGGTCACGTCGTCGATCTGCTTCGCGACGGTCACGCCTTCCTCGACGTTCTCGAACTTCACCGTACCACCGTACTCGGTGATGATCGGACGCGTCATCGGATCCCACGTGGCCAACTGCGTGCCGGCCTTGATCGTCGCGCCGTCGAGCTGCAGCAGCGTCGCGCCGTACGGGATCTTGTGACGTTCGCGCTCGCGGCCGATATCGTCGGTGATCAGCGCCTCGCCCGAACGCGAGATGACGATCTGCTCGCCCTTCGCGTTGGTGACGTAACGCATCGTGGCCGTGAAGCGCACGATACCGTTGCTCTTCGCTTCGACCGACGACGCCACTGCCGCACGCGATGCCGCACCACCGATGTGGAACGTACGCATCGTCAGCTGCGTGCCCGGCTCACCGATCGACTGTGCCGCGATCACGCCGACTGCTTCGCCGACGTTCACCAGCGAGCCGCGGCCGAGGTCGCGGCCATAGCAGGCTGCGCACAGACCGTAACGCGTTTCGCAGGTGAGCGGCGTGCGCACGCGCACTTCGTCGATGCCGAGGCGTTCGATTTCCTCGACCGCCGTTTCGTCGAGCAGCGTGCCCGATTCGTACAGCGTTTCCTGCGTTTCCGGATTCACGACGTCCGCGACCGCGACGCGGCCGAGGATACGGTCGCGCAGCGCTTCGACGACTTCACCGCCTTCGACCAGCGCCTTCATCGCGACGCCATTCGACGTGCCGCAATCGTCCTCGACGACCACCAGATCCTGCGTGACGTCGACGAGACGACGCGTCAGGTAACCCGAGTTCGCAGTCTTCAGTGCCGTATCAGCCAGACCCTTACGTG is a window of Burkholderia latens DNA encoding:
- the fusA gene encoding elongation factor G, whose protein sequence is MARKTPIERYRNIGISAHIDAGKTTTTERILFYTGVNHKIGEVHDGAATMDWMEQEQERGITITSAATTAFWKGMGGNYPEHRINIIDTPGHVDFTIEVERSMRVLDGACMVYCAVGGVQPQSETVWRQANKYKVPRLAFVNKMDRTGANFFKVYDQLRLRLKANPVPVVVPIGAEENFKGVVDLIKMKAIIWDEASQGTKFDYIDIPAELADTCKEWREKMVEAAAEASEDLMNKYLEEGDLPEADIVKALRDRTIACEIQPMLCGTAFKNKGVQRMLDAVIDFLPSPVDIPPVKGELENGEEAERKASDDEKFSSLAFKIMTDPFVGQLIFFRVYSGVVNSGDTLLNSTKGKKERLGRILQMHANQREEIKEVRAGDIAAAVGLKEATTGDTLCDPANPIVLERMVFPEPVISQAVEPKTKADQEKMGLALNRLAQEDPSFRVQTDEESGQTIISGMGELHLEILVDRMKREFGVEATVGKPQVAYRETIRSTAKDVDGKFVKQSGGRGQYGHAVITLEPNEQGKGYEFFDEIKGGVIPREYIPAVDKGIQDTLKSGVLAGFPVVDVKVHLTFGSYHDVDSNENAFRMAGSMAFKEAMRKANPVVLEPMMAVEVETPEDYMGNVMGDLSGRRGIVQGMEDMVGGGKIVRAEVPLSEMFGYSTSLRSLTQGRATYTMEFKHYAEAPRNVAEAIISAKSK
- the rpsG gene encoding 30S ribosomal protein S7; the protein is MPRRREVPKREVLPDPKFGNVDVAKFMNMLMLSGKKSVAERIVYGAFEQIQTKGGKDPLEVFTVALNNVKPVVEVKSRRVGGANYQVPVEVRPSRRMALAMRWLREAAKKRSEKSMALRLAGELTEAAEGRGGAMKKRDEVHRMAEANRAFSHFRF
- the rpsL gene encoding 30S ribosomal protein S12 — protein: MPTINQLVRKGRQSETTKSKSPALQDCPQRRGVCTRVYTTTPKKPNSALRKVAKVRLTNGFEVISYIGGEGHNLQEHSVVLIRGGRVKDLPGVRYHMVRGSLDTQGVKDRKQARSKYGAKRAKAAK
- the recQ gene encoding DNA helicase RecQ encodes the protein MSRALEILDEVFGYSAFRGQQGEIVEHVAGGGDCLVLMPTGGGKSLCYQIPALLRREAGHGAGIVVSPLIALMQDQVAALSEVGVRAAFLNSTLSGAEAAATERALREGEIDLLYVAPERLMTGRFLELLERAKIGLFAIDEAHCVSQWGHDFRPEYIQLSVLHERFPSVPRIALTATADAITRDEIIHRLALDDARVFVSSFDRPNIRYRIVEKDNARSQLLDFIRAEHTNADGTTDAGVVYCLSRRKVEETAEWLKAQGVRALPYHAGMEFEVRQKHQEMFQREEGIVMCATIAFGMGIDKPDVRFVAHLDLPKSVEGYYQETGRAGRDGLPANAWMAYGLGDVVQQRKMIDESDADDAHKRVQTSKLDALLGLCETISCRRVRLLNYFGEASQPCGNCDTCLEPPDSWDATREAQMALSCVFRAQRASGFNFGASHLIEILRGNRTEKVLQRGHEQLSTFGIGASLSEPEWRAIFRQLVAYGYLAVDHGGFGALVLTEAAKPVLKNEEKVTLRRYVKPQRTRQSSSRSGTRVDPTAGMGTRERARWDALRAWRAETAKSDGVPAYVIFHDATLAEIARNAPETIDDLRHIPGMGVRKLERFGDEIIDVVESA